A genome region from Scomber japonicus isolate fScoJap1 chromosome 15, fScoJap1.pri, whole genome shotgun sequence includes the following:
- the LOC128373942 gene encoding uncharacterized protein LOC128373942 — protein sequence MVNNRRGEQEDFLKSQEPFRHNAFKIITKMLDWCNMTEGSKKFVDEILHSIFFLGKINKPQFLPEMIFADDKQILENLKERYPKPFELYSTQLPRRSPFSCVLDMIVLQKGQKNENQILQSLRDLLNELKSRFLVSSTICVSQKSNIPNSDRYLHVHFWTESRTDEKAEWAYGNCAEAESVSNLLKNEKDVKENAQPTCTDENRQKAKERVDICINLRSH from the exons ATGGTGAACAATAGACGAGGTGA ACAAGAAGACTTTCTGAAAAGTCAAGAACCTTTCAGACACAATGCCTTCAAGATCATCACTAAAATGCTGGATTGGTGTAATATgactgaaggaagtaaaaagtttgtGGATGAG ATACTTCACAGCATCTTCTTTCTGGGAAAAATCAACAAGCCTCAGTTTCTCCCAGAAATGATTTTTGCTGATGATAAGCAGATCTTGGAGAACTTGAAGGAGAGATACCCTAAGCCTTTTGAGCTCTATTCCACTCAGCTACCCAGGAGGAGTCCATTCTCCTGTGTTCTAGACATG ATTGTCCTGCAGAAAGGGCAAAAGAATGAAAATCAAATATTACAGAGTCTGAGAGATCTCCTCAATGAACTGAAATCAAGGTTTCTGGTCTCCTCCACCATCTGTGTCTCTCAGAAGTCCAACATCCCAAATTCAGACAGATACTTGCATGTCCACTTCTGGACGGAAAGCAGG ACAGATGAGAAAGCGGAGTGGGCCTATGGCAACTGTGCTGAAGCTGAGAGTGTGAGCAACTTGCTCAAAAATGAGAAAGATGTTAAAGAGAATGCACAACCAACATGCACAGATGAGAACAGGCAGAAAGCTAAAGAACGTGTT GACATCTGTATAAACCTGAGATCCCATTAA